A stretch of the Azorhizobium caulinodans ORS 571 genome encodes the following:
- a CDS encoding ABC transporter ATP-binding protein: MTAISIRHLWKEYGDQIVLEDINLEFAPRSFIALVGPSGCGKTTFLRILLSEETATRGEVLIDGKPIAPEPGADRGVVFQRYSVFPHLTVLGNVLLAAELPRAPLTGRLFGSARRAAMEEARALIAEVGLAGAEDKYPAALSGGMQQRLALAQAIMRKPRILLLDEPFGALDPGIRADIHQLMKRLWNTCEMTVVMVTHDLREAFTLATRVIAFERRRNRPEERERFGATIARDIEVWPPRVAGQLDLFRPDRDDPVAVEGPGRDDPALMRA, from the coding sequence ATGACCGCCATCAGCATCCGCCATCTCTGGAAGGAATATGGCGACCAGATCGTGCTCGAGGACATCAACCTCGAGTTCGCGCCCCGCTCCTTCATCGCGCTCGTCGGCCCGTCAGGCTGCGGCAAGACCACCTTCCTGCGCATCCTGCTGAGCGAGGAGACCGCCACGCGCGGCGAAGTGCTGATCGATGGCAAGCCCATCGCGCCTGAGCCGGGCGCGGACCGAGGCGTCGTGTTCCAGCGCTATTCGGTCTTTCCGCACCTCACGGTGCTCGGCAACGTGCTGCTGGCGGCGGAGCTGCCCCGCGCGCCGCTCACCGGCCGCCTGTTCGGCAGCGCCCGCCGCGCGGCGATGGAAGAGGCCCGTGCGCTCATCGCGGAAGTGGGCCTCGCCGGGGCGGAGGACAAATATCCGGCCGCCCTCTCCGGCGGCATGCAGCAGCGCCTTGCGCTCGCACAGGCCATCATGCGCAAGCCGCGCATCCTGCTGCTGGACGAGCCCTTCGGAGCGCTTGATCCCGGCATCCGGGCCGACATCCACCAGTTGATGAAGCGGCTCTGGAACACCTGCGAGATGACGGTGGTGATGGTGACGCACGATTTGCGCGAGGCCTTCACCCTCGCCACCCGCGTCATCGCCTTCGAGCGCCGCCGTAACCGGCCCGAAGAGCGCGAGCGCTTCGGCGCCACCATCGCCCGCGACATCGAGGTCTGGCCGCCGCGCGTGGCCGGCCAGCTTGATCTTTTCCGCCCCGACCGGGACGACCCGGTTGCTGTCGAGGGGCCCGGCCGGGACGACCCGGCACTCATGCGCGCCTGA
- a CDS encoding urea amidolyase associated protein UAAP1: MTAEHTAADTEKDARIAANRRRYEELKAAGDHAPASLPGPTPRGLPLPHGPLTREIIPAGWYHTLKLKTGEALRLALIDAPAAVSLICWNAHETTERLNYADTLKIQWTARLQKGRVLFSDMGRVMLSLIEDTSGAHDALMGGSTAASNRARYGARADVERLRNTRDNFILAAGKLGLDRRDIPPAITFFAPVGTDEGGGLVWGTDNRQAGDFVDLRAEMDLLVALSNCPHPLDPRPDYAAGAVEAIRFRATPPDLDDLCRNATPEAARGFENLAR; encoded by the coding sequence ATGACTGCCGAACACACAGCTGCCGACACCGAGAAGGACGCCCGCATCGCCGCCAACCGGCGCCGCTATGAGGAGCTGAAGGCTGCGGGCGACCATGCTCCCGCCTCGCTCCCCGGCCCGACGCCGCGCGGCCTGCCCCTGCCCCACGGCCCGCTGACCCGCGAGATCATTCCCGCCGGCTGGTACCACACCCTGAAGCTGAAGACGGGCGAGGCGCTGCGCCTCGCGCTCATCGACGCGCCCGCCGCAGTCTCGCTCATCTGCTGGAACGCGCACGAAACCACCGAACGCCTCAACTATGCAGACACGCTGAAGATCCAGTGGACCGCCCGCCTCCAGAAGGGCCGCGTGCTGTTCTCCGACATGGGCCGCGTGATGCTCTCGCTCATCGAGGACACCAGCGGCGCCCATGACGCGCTGATGGGCGGCTCCACCGCCGCCTCCAACCGCGCCCGCTACGGCGCGAGGGCCGATGTGGAGCGGCTGCGCAACACGCGGGACAACTTCATCCTCGCCGCCGGCAAGCTCGGCCTCGACCGGCGCGACATTCCCCCCGCCATCACCTTCTTCGCCCCCGTGGGCACGGATGAAGGCGGCGGCCTCGTGTGGGGCACGGACAACCGGCAGGCGGGCGACTTCGTGGATCTGCGTGCCGAGATGGACCTCCTGGTCGCCCTCTCCAACTGCCCGCATCCGCTCGACCCGCGCCCGGACTATGCGGCGGGCGCCGTGGAGGCCATCCGTTTCCGGGCGACGCCGCCGGACCTCGACGACCTCTGCCGCAACGCCACCCCCGAGGCCGCCCGCGGCTTCGAGAACCTCGCGCGCTGA
- a CDS encoding urea amidolyase associated protein UAAP2 has product MNAKGFFAAPVRDPKTAIQTHRVPAEAPWSGLVKRGQSIRIIDLEGQQAVDTLFYSAADFADRYSSQDTVRVQGAAYVTTGTRLISNEGHLMGVVTADTCGRHDTSAGACSCESNTARFGQHTRYLHACRENFVYEVTKHGMSKRDIVPNINFFMNVPIAPNGELAIVDGVSKPGDYVEIRAEMDLLCVISNCPQINNPCNGFNPTPIEVLIFAGDEG; this is encoded by the coding sequence ATGAACGCCAAAGGCTTTTTCGCCGCCCCCGTGCGCGACCCCAAGACCGCCATCCAGACCCACCGCGTGCCCGCCGAGGCGCCGTGGTCCGGCCTCGTGAAGCGCGGCCAGTCCATCCGCATCATCGACCTTGAGGGCCAGCAGGCGGTGGACACGCTGTTCTACAGCGCCGCCGATTTCGCCGATCGCTATTCCTCGCAGGACACCGTCCGAGTGCAGGGCGCGGCCTATGTCACCACCGGCACGCGCCTCATCTCCAATGAAGGCCATCTGATGGGCGTCGTGACCGCCGACACCTGCGGCCGGCACGACACTTCGGCGGGCGCCTGCTCGTGCGAGAGCAACACCGCCCGCTTCGGCCAGCACACGCGCTATCTGCACGCCTGCCGCGAGAACTTCGTCTATGAGGTGACGAAGCACGGCATGTCCAAGCGCGACATCGTGCCGAACATCAATTTCTTCATGAACGTGCCCATCGCGCCCAATGGCGAGCTCGCCATTGTGGATGGCGTGTCGAAGCCCGGCGACTATGTGGAGATCAGGGCGGAGATGGACCTGCTCTGCGTCATCTCCAACTGCCCGCAGATCAACAATCCCTGCAACGGCTTCAACCCCACCCCCATCGAAGTGCTGATCTTCGCGGGCGACGAGGGCTGA
- the uca gene encoding urea carboxylase has product MFRTVLIANRGEIASRIGRTLRAMGIRVVAVYSDADRFTRGVLEADEAHRLGPAPAAQSYLDVEAVIAAAKASGAEAVHPGYGFLSENVAFAERLAAEGIAFIGPKPKHLRAFGLKHTARELAQASGVPLLPGTGLIDSVDEALAAAEAISYPVMLKSTAGGGGIGMQLCADAQELAAAFERVQRTARASFGDARVYLERFVAEARHVEVQIFGNGQGRVVALGERDCSLQRRNQKVIEETPAPLLPDAVRTRLHAAAVALGESVGYASAGTVEFIYDPAREEFYFLEVNTRLQVEHPVTEAVFGIDLVEWMVRQAAGEDPIPATPLTPKGAAIEARVYAEIPHANFQPSAGLLTEVAFPAGVRVDGWVETGSEVTPFYDPMLAKVIVTGADRAAALAALKAALAETRLSGIETNLAYLRAIAASDLFASGKVATTALKDFAFTPRSIEVLTPGAQSSLQELPGRLHLWHVGVPPSGPMDAYSFRRANALVRNHPDTAALELTVNGPTLRFHTAAEVALSGAHMPATLDGASVPHDAAFAVKAGQVLAIGAISGAGQRTYLAVRGGFDAPEVLGSRATFALGAFGGHATGTLKGGDVLHLGTAPEAATVPPPSAPLTREWEIGVVYGPHGAPDFFQPEDIADLFEAAYEVHFNSARTGVRLIGPTPRWARTDGGEAGLHPSNLHDNAYAIGAIDFTGDMPIILGPDGPSLGGFVCPAVIARDEQWKMGQLKPGDTVRFRPAVRPQDAIAGPEVFSAPEAGSPIVARRTDGPVEVVYRRQGDDNLLVEFGDMRLDIALRLRAHLMAQAVEEAKLPGLIDLTPGIRSLQLHYDGTSLTRARLLGALQEIEASLPAAEDVVVPSRTVHLPLSWDDPDAQLAMRKYQELVRPNAPWCPSNIEFIRRINGLPDEQAVKDIVFDARYLVLGLGDVYLGAPVATPIDPRHRLVTTKYNPARTWTPENAVGIGGAYMCIYGMEGPGGYQLFGRTIQMWNTWRATPAFAPGTPWLLRFFDQIRFFPVSHQELTEARAAFPHGAYPVRIEEGSFSYADYAAGLKRNAAAISAFKTRQQAAFEAEKARWKAEGLDSFVSDEGGPALAPDAIPDGCFGVSANVPGNVWKVLVEPGAPVAAGETIAIIESMKMEIAITAHAAGRLREVRAVPGRTVRTGDVVAVLEAVA; this is encoded by the coding sequence ATGTTCCGCACTGTTCTGATTGCCAACCGGGGCGAGATCGCCAGCCGGATCGGGCGCACCTTGCGTGCCATGGGCATCCGCGTCGTCGCGGTCTATTCGGATGCCGACCGCTTCACGCGCGGCGTGCTGGAGGCGGACGAGGCCCATCGCCTCGGCCCCGCCCCCGCCGCCCAGAGCTATCTGGATGTGGAGGCCGTCATCGCCGCCGCCAAAGCGAGCGGGGCTGAGGCCGTCCACCCCGGCTATGGCTTCCTGTCCGAGAATGTCGCCTTCGCCGAGCGGCTGGCGGCGGAAGGCATCGCCTTCATCGGCCCCAAGCCCAAGCATCTGCGGGCCTTCGGCCTCAAGCACACGGCCCGCGAGCTGGCGCAGGCGAGCGGCGTGCCGCTGCTGCCGGGCACCGGGCTCATCGACAGCGTGGACGAGGCGCTGGCGGCGGCCGAGGCCATTTCCTATCCCGTCATGCTCAAGAGCACGGCGGGCGGCGGCGGCATCGGGATGCAGCTCTGCGCCGATGCGCAGGAGCTGGCCGCAGCCTTCGAGCGCGTGCAGCGCACGGCCCGCGCCTCCTTCGGAGATGCCCGAGTCTATCTGGAGCGCTTCGTGGCGGAGGCCCGCCATGTGGAAGTGCAGATCTTCGGCAATGGGCAGGGCCGCGTGGTGGCGCTGGGCGAGCGCGACTGCTCGCTCCAGCGGCGCAACCAGAAGGTCATCGAGGAAACGCCCGCCCCGCTGCTGCCGGATGCGGTGCGCACGCGCCTGCACGCCGCCGCCGTGGCGCTGGGCGAGAGCGTCGGCTATGCCTCTGCCGGCACGGTGGAGTTCATCTATGACCCGGCGCGGGAGGAGTTCTATTTCCTGGAGGTGAATACCCGCCTTCAGGTTGAGCATCCGGTCACCGAAGCCGTGTTCGGCATCGACCTCGTGGAATGGATGGTGCGGCAGGCGGCGGGGGAAGACCCCATTCCCGCGACGCCCCTCACGCCCAAAGGCGCGGCCATCGAAGCGCGCGTCTATGCTGAAATCCCCCACGCCAATTTCCAGCCGAGCGCCGGCCTGCTCACCGAAGTCGCCTTCCCGGCCGGCGTGCGGGTGGATGGATGGGTGGAGACCGGCAGCGAGGTCACGCCTTTTTACGACCCCATGCTGGCCAAGGTCATCGTCACAGGCGCCGACCGCGCCGCCGCGCTCGCGGCGCTGAAGGCGGCGCTGGCGGAGACGCGGCTTTCGGGCATAGAGACCAACCTTGCCTATCTGCGCGCCATCGCGGCCTCAGACCTGTTCGCCTCCGGCAAGGTGGCGACGACCGCCCTCAAGGATTTCGCCTTCACGCCCCGCAGCATCGAGGTGCTGACACCCGGCGCGCAGTCGAGCCTTCAGGAACTGCCCGGCCGGCTGCACCTCTGGCATGTGGGCGTGCCGCCGAGCGGACCCATGGACGCCTATTCCTTCCGCCGCGCCAACGCCCTGGTGCGTAACCATCCCGACACCGCGGCGCTGGAACTCACCGTCAACGGCCCGACGCTGCGCTTCCACACCGCCGCTGAAGTGGCCCTCTCCGGCGCGCACATGCCGGCGACGCTGGACGGGGCGAGCGTGCCCCACGATGCCGCCTTCGCGGTGAAGGCGGGACAGGTGCTGGCCATCGGCGCCATTTCCGGAGCCGGGCAGCGCACCTATCTTGCGGTGCGCGGCGGCTTTGATGCGCCGGAGGTGCTGGGCTCTCGTGCCACCTTCGCTCTCGGCGCCTTCGGCGGCCATGCCACCGGCACGCTGAAGGGCGGCGACGTGCTGCATCTGGGCACGGCACCGGAAGCGGCCACCGTGCCCCCGCCTTCCGCGCCGCTGACGCGGGAGTGGGAGATCGGCGTCGTCTATGGTCCCCATGGCGCGCCGGATTTCTTCCAGCCGGAAGATATAGCGGACCTGTTCGAGGCCGCTTATGAGGTGCACTTCAACAGCGCCCGCACCGGCGTGCGCCTCATCGGCCCGACGCCCCGCTGGGCACGCACCGACGGCGGGGAGGCGGGGCTGCACCCCTCCAACCTGCACGACAATGCCTATGCCATCGGCGCCATCGACTTCACCGGCGACATGCCCATCATCCTCGGCCCGGACGGCCCCTCGCTCGGCGGCTTCGTCTGCCCGGCGGTGATCGCCCGCGACGAGCAGTGGAAGATGGGCCAGCTGAAGCCCGGTGACACGGTGCGCTTCCGCCCCGCCGTGCGGCCGCAGGATGCCATCGCCGGCCCGGAGGTCTTCTCTGCCCCCGAGGCCGGGTCGCCCATCGTGGCGCGGCGGACGGACGGGCCGGTGGAGGTGGTCTATCGCCGGCAGGGCGACGACAACCTGCTGGTGGAGTTCGGCGACATGCGGCTCGACATCGCCCTGCGCCTGCGCGCCCACCTCATGGCGCAGGCGGTGGAGGAGGCGAAACTGCCGGGCCTCATCGACCTCACACCGGGCATCCGCTCGCTCCAGCTGCATTATGACGGCACGAGCCTCACCCGCGCCCGCCTGCTGGGCGCGTTGCAGGAGATCGAGGCCTCGCTTCCGGCGGCGGAAGATGTGGTGGTGCCGAGCCGCACCGTGCACCTTCCCCTGTCGTGGGACGATCCCGACGCGCAGCTCGCCATGCGCAAGTACCAGGAACTGGTGCGCCCCAACGCGCCCTGGTGCCCCTCCAACATCGAGTTCATCCGCCGCATCAACGGGCTTCCCGATGAGCAGGCGGTCAAGGATATCGTGTTCGATGCGCGCTATCTGGTGCTCGGCCTTGGCGATGTCTATCTCGGCGCGCCGGTGGCGACGCCGATTGACCCGCGCCACCGCCTTGTCACCACCAAATACAATCCGGCCCGCACCTGGACGCCGGAGAATGCGGTGGGCATCGGCGGCGCTTACATGTGCATCTATGGCATGGAGGGGCCGGGTGGCTACCAGTTGTTCGGTCGCACCATCCAGATGTGGAACACTTGGCGGGCGACTCCGGCTTTCGCGCCCGGCACGCCCTGGCTGCTGCGCTTCTTCGATCAGATCCGCTTCTTCCCCGTCTCTCATCAGGAGCTGACCGAGGCGCGCGCCGCCTTCCCGCACGGGGCCTATCCGGTGCGGATCGAGGAGGGCAGCTTCTCTTATGCCGACTATGCCGCCGGGCTGAAGCGGAACGCGGCCGCCATCTCCGCCTTCAAGACCCGCCAGCAGGCGGCTTTCGAGGCGGAAAAGGCGCGCTGGAAGGCGGAGGGGCTCGACAGCTTCGTCTCCGACGAAGGCGGCCCGGCGCTCGCGCCCGATGCCATTCCCGATGGCTGCTTCGGCGTGAGCGCGAATGTGCCGGGCAATGTCTGGAAGGTTCTCGTGGAGCCCGGCGCGCCGGTGGCGGCGGGGGAGACCATCGCCATCATCGAGAGCATGAAGATGGAAATCGCCATCACCGCCCATGCGGCGGGCCGACTGCGCGAGGTGCGGGCGGTGCCCGGCCGCACCGTGCGCACGGGCGATGTGGTGGCCGTGCTGGAGGCCGTGGCATGA
- a CDS encoding LacI family DNA-binding transcriptional regulator, with amino-acid sequence MKTRKGPAPDASRPSAAGAGHTGSGAPARVTLNDIAAHAGVSRATVSLVLRKSPLVADDTRAKVDAAMVELGYIYNRRAANLRSGASRTIGLVLCEIITPNYAQFTSGIDEVLDGEGYAAFITNSEEDATRQRRLLVRMQEHGVDGIVLVPAEHTRPDALTEAHCTSVPCVVAQRRIEGFPTDYVGPDYAAGMEMVTEHLIALGHTHIGFIGGLRRISPLAERLTGFRRALRRHKLKSGPVVPCPVLDRADGYAAARSLLAAGDHPTALVCYNDVVAFGVMLALTEHGLTPGRDVAVVGCDDVAEAGLHRPALTTFTTDPRVVGREAARLLLRRIENPQLPPEQIIIPPRLVIRQSCGAAFGAPARTAGAGKPPARRATARPA; translated from the coding sequence GTGAAGACGCGCAAGGGACCCGCGCCCGATGCCTCGCGGCCATCTGCGGCCGGCGCCGGCCACACCGGCAGCGGCGCCCCGGCGCGCGTGACGCTCAACGACATCGCGGCCCATGCCGGCGTCTCCCGCGCCACCGTCTCGCTCGTGCTGCGCAAGAGCCCGCTGGTCGCCGACGACACCCGCGCCAAGGTCGACGCGGCCATGGTGGAGCTCGGCTATATCTACAATCGCCGCGCCGCCAATCTGCGCTCGGGCGCCTCGCGCACCATCGGCCTCGTCTTGTGCGAAATCATCACGCCCAACTACGCCCAGTTCACCTCCGGAATTGATGAAGTGCTGGACGGCGAGGGCTATGCCGCCTTCATCACCAATTCCGAGGAAGATGCCACCCGCCAGCGCCGCCTCCTGGTCCGCATGCAGGAACATGGGGTGGACGGCATCGTGCTGGTGCCCGCCGAGCACACCCGCCCCGATGCGCTGACTGAGGCCCATTGCACCAGCGTGCCCTGCGTGGTGGCCCAGCGGCGCATCGAGGGCTTCCCCACCGATTATGTCGGGCCGGACTATGCCGCCGGCATGGAGATGGTGACCGAGCATCTCATCGCCCTCGGTCACACCCACATCGGCTTCATCGGCGGCCTGCGCCGCATTTCGCCGCTGGCCGAGCGTCTCACCGGCTTCCGCCGGGCGCTGCGGCGGCACAAGCTCAAGAGCGGACCGGTGGTGCCCTGCCCCGTGCTCGACCGGGCCGACGGCTATGCCGCCGCCCGCAGCCTGCTGGCGGCCGGAGACCACCCCACCGCGCTCGTCTGCTACAATGACGTGGTGGCCTTCGGCGTCATGCTTGCGTTGACGGAACATGGCCTCACGCCGGGACGTGACGTGGCCGTCGTGGGTTGCGACGACGTGGCCGAGGCCGGCCTCCACCGCCCCGCCCTCACCACCTTCACCACCGATCCGCGTGTGGTGGGCCGCGAGGCCGCCCGCCTGCTGCTGCGGCGGATCGAGAACCCGCAGCTGCCGCCCGAGCAGATCATCATTCCGCCCCGCCTCGTCATCCGCCAGTCCTGCGGCGCCGCCTTCGGCGCTCCGGCGCGGACGGCGGGTGCCGGCAAACCGCCCGCCCGGCGCGCCACCGCGCGCCCCGCCTGA
- a CDS encoding amino acid ABC transporter permease has translation MNYVFQFGDVFNAWPELLMGALLTIRLSAMAMAIGLVVAVVCALGKTGGPRPVRWLVDTYVEVIRNTPFLVQIFLIFFGLPRMGIRLDANEAALLAMVVNIGAYATEIVRAGIETIHKGQIEAGLALGLKPVQVFTYIVIFPALKAIYPALTSQFILLMLTSSVVSAISAEELTAIANNLQAQTFRSFEIYIVVTAMYLAMSLMFAAVFELIYRAVFARSDATR, from the coding sequence ATGAATTACGTCTTCCAGTTCGGCGATGTGTTCAACGCCTGGCCCGAACTGCTGATGGGTGCCCTGCTCACCATCCGCCTCTCCGCCATGGCCATGGCCATCGGCCTCGTGGTGGCCGTGGTCTGCGCGCTCGGCAAGACCGGCGGTCCGCGCCCGGTGCGCTGGCTGGTGGACACCTATGTGGAGGTGATCCGCAACACGCCTTTCCTGGTGCAGATCTTCCTCATCTTCTTCGGCCTGCCGCGCATGGGCATCCGGCTCGACGCCAATGAGGCGGCGCTGCTGGCCATGGTGGTGAACATCGGCGCCTATGCCACCGAGATCGTGCGCGCCGGCATCGAGACCATCCACAAGGGTCAGATCGAGGCGGGGCTGGCGCTGGGGCTGAAGCCGGTCCAAGTCTTCACCTATATCGTCATCTTCCCGGCGCTGAAGGCGATCTATCCGGCGCTCACCAGCCAGTTCATCCTCTTGATGCTCACCTCCTCGGTGGTTTCGGCCATCTCGGCGGAGGAACTGACGGCCATCGCCAACAATTTGCAGGCCCAGACCTTCCGCTCGTTCGAGATCTATATCGTCGTCACCGCCATGTATCTCGCCATGTCGCTGATGTTCGCCGCCGTCTTCGAGCTCATCTACCGCGCGGTCTTCGCGCGGTCCGACGCCACGCGCTGA
- a CDS encoding amino acid ABC transporter permease produces the protein MIRQFTSAEFMFLLMAVRWTLLLSAIAFLGGAVGGLFVALARTSQWAWLRAIAGAYIQVFQGTPLLMQLFLVFFGANFFGLSIDPLMAAAIGLTLNGAAFLGEIWRGCIQAIPKGQWEAATALGLHYTTRMKEIILPQAAKIAVAPTVGFLVLLVKSTSLASIIGFVELTRAGQIVNNATFRPFLVFGIVAAIYFVLCWPLSLFSRRLEKKFGTVSR, from the coding sequence ATGATCCGCCAGTTCACCTCCGCCGAGTTCATGTTCCTGCTGATGGCCGTGCGCTGGACGCTGCTGCTCTCCGCCATCGCCTTCCTGGGTGGGGCCGTGGGTGGTCTGTTCGTGGCCCTCGCCCGCACTTCGCAATGGGCTTGGCTGCGGGCCATCGCCGGCGCCTATATCCAGGTGTTCCAGGGCACGCCGCTGCTGATGCAGCTGTTCCTGGTGTTCTTCGGCGCCAACTTCTTCGGCCTGTCCATCGATCCGCTCATGGCAGCGGCCATCGGCCTCACCCTCAATGGCGCGGCCTTTCTCGGCGAGATCTGGCGCGGCTGCATCCAGGCGATCCCGAAGGGCCAGTGGGAGGCTGCGACCGCGCTCGGCCTCCACTACACCACGCGGATGAAGGAGATCATCCTGCCGCAGGCGGCCAAGATCGCGGTCGCGCCCACGGTGGGCTTCCTCGTGCTGCTGGTGAAGAGCACCTCGCTCGCCTCCATCATCGGCTTCGTGGAGCTGACCCGCGCGGGGCAGATCGTCAACAATGCCACCTTCCGGCCGTTCCTCGTGTTCGGCATCGTGGCGGCGATCTACTTCGTGCTGTGCTGGCCGCTCTCACTCTTTTCCCGCCGCCTCGAAAAGAAATTCGGCACCGTCTCGCGCTGA
- a CDS encoding transporter substrate-binding domain-containing protein, translated as MFLGSVLKSARRVIAATGLAALAGLAVPHAASAQSIDDILSKKKLTIGMLVDLPPFGLLDAQGKPEGYDADVAKLMGKYLGVEVEIVPVTGPNRIPYLLTNKVDALVATFGITPERAKQVQFSIPYSAIEIQLLGPKKLDVKTLDQTVGKKIAVARASTQDTALTAAVPKGATIMRFDDDATAAQAFISGQTDLLGSNNVIGAQLAEANPDMGIERKIVLRSQYNGITVRRGSTDFLQWINTFLYFVKNNGELDAINQKWFKTPLGPLPTF; from the coding sequence ATGTTTCTCGGATCGGTCCTGAAATCCGCGCGGCGCGTCATCGCCGCAACCGGCCTTGCGGCGCTCGCCGGCCTTGCCGTGCCGCATGCCGCCTCGGCCCAGTCCATCGACGACATCCTGTCGAAGAAGAAGCTCACCATCGGCATGCTCGTGGACCTGCCGCCCTTCGGCCTCCTCGATGCCCAGGGCAAGCCGGAAGGCTATGATGCGGACGTCGCCAAGCTGATGGGCAAGTATCTCGGCGTCGAAGTCGAGATCGTGCCGGTCACCGGCCCGAACCGCATCCCCTACCTGCTGACCAACAAGGTCGATGCGCTGGTCGCCACCTTCGGCATCACGCCGGAGCGCGCCAAGCAGGTGCAGTTCTCCATTCCCTATTCGGCCATCGAGATCCAGCTTCTCGGCCCGAAGAAGCTGGACGTGAAGACCCTCGACCAGACGGTCGGCAAGAAGATCGCCGTGGCCCGCGCCTCCACGCAGGACACCGCGCTCACCGCCGCCGTGCCGAAGGGCGCCACCATCATGCGCTTCGACGACGACGCAACCGCCGCCCAGGCCTTCATCTCCGGCCAGACCGACCTGCTCGGTTCCAACAACGTCATCGGCGCCCAGCTGGCCGAGGCCAATCCGGACATGGGCATCGAGCGCAAGATCGTGCTGCGCAGCCAGTACAACGGCATCACCGTGCGCCGGGGCTCCACGGATTTCCTCCAGTGGATCAACACCTTCCTCTATTTCGTGAAGAACAATGGCGAGCTCGACGCCATCAACCAGAAGTGGTTCAAGACCCCGCTCGGCCCGCTGCCCACCTTCTGA
- a CDS encoding amino acid ABC transporter ATP-binding protein: MTSPASPSTVPGAAGDVMIRMEGVEKHYGTYHALRNINLTVTAGERIVICGPSGSGKSTLIRCINALEHHQGGRIEVDGTEVGSSSKGLDKVRAEVGMVFQSFNLFPHLTVLQNCTLAPRKVRGIAPKEAEAIAMKYLERVRIPEQANKFPGQLSGGQQQRVAIARALCMNPKVMLFDEPTSALDPEMVKEVLDTMISLAQDGMTMICVTHEMGFARQVADRVIFMDKGEIVEQGPPETFFANPTNERTRTFLGQILHH; this comes from the coding sequence ATGACCAGCCCCGCAAGCCCCAGCACCGTGCCCGGCGCCGCCGGTGATGTCATGATCCGCATGGAAGGGGTCGAGAAGCACTACGGCACCTATCACGCCCTCAGGAACATCAATCTCACCGTCACAGCCGGCGAACGCATCGTCATCTGCGGGCCGTCGGGCTCCGGCAAGTCCACCCTCATCCGCTGCATCAATGCGCTGGAGCATCACCAGGGCGGGCGCATCGAAGTGGACGGCACCGAAGTCGGCTCCTCCTCCAAGGGACTCGACAAGGTGCGCGCCGAGGTGGGCATGGTGTTCCAGTCCTTCAACCTGTTCCCGCACCTGACCGTGCTCCAGAACTGCACCCTCGCCCCCCGCAAGGTGCGCGGCATCGCGCCGAAGGAGGCCGAGGCGATCGCCATGAAATATCTGGAGCGGGTGCGCATTCCCGAGCAGGCCAACAAGTTTCCCGGCCAGCTCTCCGGCGGCCAGCAACAGCGCGTCGCCATCGCCCGCGCGCTGTGCATGAACCCCAAGGTCATGCTGTTCGACGAGCCCACATCCGCCCTCGATCCCGAGATGGTGAAGGAGGTCCTCGACACCATGATCTCGCTGGCCCAGGACGGCATGACCATGATCTGCGTCACCCACGAAATGGGCTTCGCCCGGCAGGTGGCGGACCGCGTGATCTTCATGGACAAGGGCGAGATCGTCGAGCAGGGCCCGCCCGAGACCTTTTTCGCCAACCCGACGAACGAGCGCACCCGCACCTTCCTCGGCCAGATCCTGCATCATTGA